A section of the Cervus canadensis isolate Bull #8, Minnesota chromosome 8, ASM1932006v1, whole genome shotgun sequence genome encodes:
- the MAP10 gene encoding microtubule-associated protein 10 isoform X2, with amino-acid sequence MASVVSERLFSLELLVDWVYLEAWLPQPPVVAEEEQKEEEGEAASSPLPSRSLCPAVAFRLLDFPTLLVYPPAGPAAPSQESRPGLVSFRRGKSCLFRLQPATLHRLLLRTPLYALLLQLPPGHPTPAPQLLGSCSISLASAVHKILGSAAPGSSQSHRGSFPLCNQDGERIGDTALGYRLTDLGSSLLGHLERPVASTGGGVEGMEVQKSVQVSPQTWQENQQLQQPDSEPSPGEADKPLVDVKISRAGKDLKGRAFHSKADSDYTDSMENGKTNSVMCSEGSSERSSPPNQEGTEMELETNIICPPPLYYTHLTQEKAPPKLGKITIEPQINAPEEWDDGTFLKENLVNPPTHTNPPEHTNSATGESGPVLVNPARIQDTGASRQTTDHPPTEHNRINTIRQLPLLNALLVELSLLYNQPMASPTHIHPHLAWLYRTEDKKSPESSVKSTCKSESKKDKLSVGENEKSMSLQYKKNQTENLKKGKYFEKKGGAPPKRVSRGRLLYGLTNTLKLRLKQKNPNMLVEHEKREQYRKMQTQMLGAKLRIPSSKVKILSFAELYQKPPELPKEKCLESDASCAENSNTSKQISVVDDDPNTTKETKLKRATEKTADCDENRSNNGFLGEIVSPANSVISERFIRTNILEGKVEVKVQSPGVFQQVAVVDRIVIDKEIDDKQVKITSDDILTADINENNQTTSSCSDSISELKYSDDFTSPCSSEDTSRILRARDSSPGTENPKHSQRTSKSSETKLSIRKNSSEKSSVLSPPFSAGSPVLSYKRFPVSKTQDKSLEEASSSDFSSSHWTEEKENQRDQNSMHNFKVLKQDRDISAKPKTRTVCKSSEKSQSPRTSQNISVSSFLWGLGFCH; translated from the exons ATGGCGTCCGTGGTGTCTGAGCGGCTTTTCTCGTTGGAGCTACTCGTAGACTGGGTATACCTTGAAGCCTGGCTGCCGCAGCCACCCGTGGTTGCGGAGGAGGagcaaaaggaggaggagggagaggcagcATCGTCGCCGCTGCCCTCGCGCAGCCTGTGCCCCGCGGTGGCCTTCCGCCTGCTGGACTTCCCCACGCTGCTGGTTTACCCTCCCGCCGGGCCCGCCGCCCCCTCCCAGGAATCTCGGCCTGGCCTGGTCAGCTTCCGTCGCGGCAAGTCCTGTCTCTTCCGCCTGCAGCCCGCCACCCTGCACCGCCTGCTCCTTCGGACCCCGCTTTACGCCTTGCTGCTGCAGCTGCCCCCCGGGCACCCAACCCCTGCCCCGCAGCTCCTGGGGTCCTGCAGCATCTCTCTGGCCTCGGCGGTCCACAAGATCTTAGGGTCCGCCGCCCCCGGCAGCTCCCAGAGTCATCGGGGAAGTTTCCCGCTGTGTAACCAAGACGGGGAGCGGATTGGGGACACTGCCCTGGGTTACCGTCTGACTGATCTGGGAAGCAGCTTGTTGGGCCATCTGGAGCGGCCAGTCGCTTCCACAGGAGGTGGAGTGGAGGGTATGGAGGTGCAGAAGTCAGTGCAGGTCAGTCCCCAAACCTGGCaggaaaatcagcagctgcagcagccagACTCAGAGCCAAGTCCAGGAGAAGCCGATAAGCCTCTGGTGGATGTAAAAATCTCAAGGGCAGGGAAGGATTTGAAGGGAAGAGCTTTCCATAGCAAGGCTGACTCTGATTACACGGATTCTATGGAAAATGGCAAAACCAACTCTGTTATGTGTTCAGAGGGTAGCAGTGAGAGGAGTAGCCCACCAAATCAGGAAGGCACAGAGATGgaacttgaaactaacataatttGCCCTCCTCCTCTGTATTACACTCATTTGACTCAAGAAAAGGCACCCCCTAAACTGGGTAAAATAACCATTGAGCCTCAAATTAATGCACCTGAGGAATGGGATGATGGTACTTTCCTGAAAGAAAACCTTGTAAATCCCCCAACACATACTAATCCTCCAGAACATACAAATTCTGCAACAGGTGAGAGTGGTCCAGTGCTTGTAAATCCTGCACGCATTCAGGATACAGGAGCAAGTAGGCAAACTACAGATCATCCTCCAACTGAACATAATAGAATTAATACTATAAGGCAGCTGCCTTTGTTAAATGCTTTGTTGGTTGAGTTGTCCTTGTTATACAACCAACCCATGGCAAGCCCTACTCATATACATCCTCACTTAGCCTGGTTATATAGAACTGAGGATAAGAAGTCACCAGAATCTTCAGTGAAATCCACCTGTAAATCTGAATCTAAGAAGGATAAGCTTTCTGTGGGGGAAAATGAGAAGTCAATGAGTCTTCAGTATAAAAAGAACCAAACTGAAAACCTTAAGAAaggtaaatattttgaaaagaaaggtGGTGCCCCCCCCAAAAGAGTTTCAAGGGGAAGACTACTTTATGGCTTAACAAACACACTTAAACTacgtttaaaacaaaaaaatcctaataTGTTGGTAGAACATGAAAAGAGAGAACAGTatagaaaaatgcaaacacaaaTGTTAGGTGCAAAACTCAGAATTCCATCATCCAAAGTTAAGATACTAAGTTTTGCTGAACTGTATCAGAAGCCACCTGAACTACCTAAAGAAAAGTGTTTAGAATCAGATGCATCTTGTGCTGAAAATAGCAATACCTCAAAGCAAATTAGTGTAGTTGATGATGACCCTAACACAACCAAAGAAACTAAACTGAAACGTGCAACTGAAAAGACAGCTGATTGTGATGAAAATAGAAGCAATAATGGTTTTTTGGGAGAAATTGTGAGTCCTGCAAATTCTGTCATCTCAGAAAGGTTTATTCGTACAAATATTTTGGaaggaaaagtggaagtgaaagtccaAAGTCCAGGTGTTTTCCAGCAGGTTGCAGTAGTTGACAGAATTGtaatagataaagaaatagatGACAAGCAGGTCAAAATCACTAGTGATGACATTCTAACTGCTGATATCAATGAAAACAATCAAACTACAAGTAGTTGCTCTGACAGTATCTCAGAACTAAAGTATTCAGATGACTTCACCAGCCCTTGCAGTTCTGAAGACACCAGCAGAATTTTACGAGCTCGTGATAGCAGTCCAGGGACAGAAAATCCAAAACACAGTCAACGTACAAGCAAGTCCAGTGAAACAAAGTTGTCCATAAGGAAAAACAGCAGTGAAAAGAGTTCTGTTCTTAGCCCACCTTTTTCAGCTGGATCTCCAGTACTCTCATATAAAAGATTTCCTGTTTCAAAGACTCAAGATAAAAGTTTGGAGGAAGCATCTTCCAGTGATTTCTCTTCATCACACTggactgaggaaaaagaaaaccagagagaCCAAAACAGTATGCATAATTTTAAAGTTCTAAAGCAGGATCGTGACATCTCTGCTAAACCTAAAACAAGAACAGTTTGCAAGTCCTCAGAAAAAAGCCAGTCACCTCGGACATCTCAA aatataAGTGTTTCGTCATTCCTTTGGGGTTTAGGATTCTGCCACTAA
- the MAP10 gene encoding microtubule-associated protein 10 isoform X1 translates to MASVVSERLFSLELLVDWVYLEAWLPQPPVVAEEEQKEEEGEAASSPLPSRSLCPAVAFRLLDFPTLLVYPPAGPAAPSQESRPGLVSFRRGKSCLFRLQPATLHRLLLRTPLYALLLQLPPGHPTPAPQLLGSCSISLASAVHKILGSAAPGSSQSHRGSFPLCNQDGERIGDTALGYRLTDLGSSLLGHLERPVASTGGGVEGMEVQKSVQVSPQTWQENQQLQQPDSEPSPGEADKPLVDVKISRAGKDLKGRAFHSKADSDYTDSMENGKTNSVMCSEGSSERSSPPNQEGTEMELETNIICPPPLYYTHLTQEKAPPKLGKITIEPQINAPEEWDDGTFLKENLVNPPTHTNPPEHTNSATGESGPVLVNPARIQDTGASRQTTDHPPTEHNRINTIRQLPLLNALLVELSLLYNQPMASPTHIHPHLAWLYRTEDKKSPESSVKSTCKSESKKDKLSVGENEKSMSLQYKKNQTENLKKGKYFEKKGGAPPKRVSRGRLLYGLTNTLKLRLKQKNPNMLVEHEKREQYRKMQTQMLGAKLRIPSSKVKILSFAELYQKPPELPKEKCLESDASCAENSNTSKQISVVDDDPNTTKETKLKRATEKTADCDENRSNNGFLGEIVSPANSVISERFIRTNILEGKVEVKVQSPGVFQQVAVVDRIVIDKEIDDKQVKITSDDILTADINENNQTTSSCSDSISELKYSDDFTSPCSSEDTSRILRARDSSPGTENPKHSQRTSKSSETKLSIRKNSSEKSSVLSPPFSAGSPVLSYKRFPVSKTQDKSLEEASSSDFSSSHWTEEKENQRDQNSMHNFKVLKQDRDISAKPKTRTVCKSSEKSQSPRTSQVSSYLPSNLSELELNVLDSSTLDHFEEDSDDLGSLNISKQCKDICELVINKLPGYTV, encoded by the coding sequence ATGGCGTCCGTGGTGTCTGAGCGGCTTTTCTCGTTGGAGCTACTCGTAGACTGGGTATACCTTGAAGCCTGGCTGCCGCAGCCACCCGTGGTTGCGGAGGAGGagcaaaaggaggaggagggagaggcagcATCGTCGCCGCTGCCCTCGCGCAGCCTGTGCCCCGCGGTGGCCTTCCGCCTGCTGGACTTCCCCACGCTGCTGGTTTACCCTCCCGCCGGGCCCGCCGCCCCCTCCCAGGAATCTCGGCCTGGCCTGGTCAGCTTCCGTCGCGGCAAGTCCTGTCTCTTCCGCCTGCAGCCCGCCACCCTGCACCGCCTGCTCCTTCGGACCCCGCTTTACGCCTTGCTGCTGCAGCTGCCCCCCGGGCACCCAACCCCTGCCCCGCAGCTCCTGGGGTCCTGCAGCATCTCTCTGGCCTCGGCGGTCCACAAGATCTTAGGGTCCGCCGCCCCCGGCAGCTCCCAGAGTCATCGGGGAAGTTTCCCGCTGTGTAACCAAGACGGGGAGCGGATTGGGGACACTGCCCTGGGTTACCGTCTGACTGATCTGGGAAGCAGCTTGTTGGGCCATCTGGAGCGGCCAGTCGCTTCCACAGGAGGTGGAGTGGAGGGTATGGAGGTGCAGAAGTCAGTGCAGGTCAGTCCCCAAACCTGGCaggaaaatcagcagctgcagcagccagACTCAGAGCCAAGTCCAGGAGAAGCCGATAAGCCTCTGGTGGATGTAAAAATCTCAAGGGCAGGGAAGGATTTGAAGGGAAGAGCTTTCCATAGCAAGGCTGACTCTGATTACACGGATTCTATGGAAAATGGCAAAACCAACTCTGTTATGTGTTCAGAGGGTAGCAGTGAGAGGAGTAGCCCACCAAATCAGGAAGGCACAGAGATGgaacttgaaactaacataatttGCCCTCCTCCTCTGTATTACACTCATTTGACTCAAGAAAAGGCACCCCCTAAACTGGGTAAAATAACCATTGAGCCTCAAATTAATGCACCTGAGGAATGGGATGATGGTACTTTCCTGAAAGAAAACCTTGTAAATCCCCCAACACATACTAATCCTCCAGAACATACAAATTCTGCAACAGGTGAGAGTGGTCCAGTGCTTGTAAATCCTGCACGCATTCAGGATACAGGAGCAAGTAGGCAAACTACAGATCATCCTCCAACTGAACATAATAGAATTAATACTATAAGGCAGCTGCCTTTGTTAAATGCTTTGTTGGTTGAGTTGTCCTTGTTATACAACCAACCCATGGCAAGCCCTACTCATATACATCCTCACTTAGCCTGGTTATATAGAACTGAGGATAAGAAGTCACCAGAATCTTCAGTGAAATCCACCTGTAAATCTGAATCTAAGAAGGATAAGCTTTCTGTGGGGGAAAATGAGAAGTCAATGAGTCTTCAGTATAAAAAGAACCAAACTGAAAACCTTAAGAAaggtaaatattttgaaaagaaaggtGGTGCCCCCCCCAAAAGAGTTTCAAGGGGAAGACTACTTTATGGCTTAACAAACACACTTAAACTacgtttaaaacaaaaaaatcctaataTGTTGGTAGAACATGAAAAGAGAGAACAGTatagaaaaatgcaaacacaaaTGTTAGGTGCAAAACTCAGAATTCCATCATCCAAAGTTAAGATACTAAGTTTTGCTGAACTGTATCAGAAGCCACCTGAACTACCTAAAGAAAAGTGTTTAGAATCAGATGCATCTTGTGCTGAAAATAGCAATACCTCAAAGCAAATTAGTGTAGTTGATGATGACCCTAACACAACCAAAGAAACTAAACTGAAACGTGCAACTGAAAAGACAGCTGATTGTGATGAAAATAGAAGCAATAATGGTTTTTTGGGAGAAATTGTGAGTCCTGCAAATTCTGTCATCTCAGAAAGGTTTATTCGTACAAATATTTTGGaaggaaaagtggaagtgaaagtccaAAGTCCAGGTGTTTTCCAGCAGGTTGCAGTAGTTGACAGAATTGtaatagataaagaaatagatGACAAGCAGGTCAAAATCACTAGTGATGACATTCTAACTGCTGATATCAATGAAAACAATCAAACTACAAGTAGTTGCTCTGACAGTATCTCAGAACTAAAGTATTCAGATGACTTCACCAGCCCTTGCAGTTCTGAAGACACCAGCAGAATTTTACGAGCTCGTGATAGCAGTCCAGGGACAGAAAATCCAAAACACAGTCAACGTACAAGCAAGTCCAGTGAAACAAAGTTGTCCATAAGGAAAAACAGCAGTGAAAAGAGTTCTGTTCTTAGCCCACCTTTTTCAGCTGGATCTCCAGTACTCTCATATAAAAGATTTCCTGTTTCAAAGACTCAAGATAAAAGTTTGGAGGAAGCATCTTCCAGTGATTTCTCTTCATCACACTggactgaggaaaaagaaaaccagagagaCCAAAACAGTATGCATAATTTTAAAGTTCTAAAGCAGGATCGTGACATCTCTGCTAAACCTAAAACAAGAACAGTTTGCAAGTCCTCAGAAAAAAGCCAGTCACCTCGGACATCTCAAGTGAGTTCTTACCTGCCTTCTAATCTGTCGGAACTAGAACTTAATGTCCTGGATAGCAGTACTTTAGATCACTTTGAAGAAGACAGTGATGACCTTGGTTCACTAAACATTTCCAAGCAATGCAAAGATATTTGTGAATTAGTAATAAACAAACTTCCAGGATATACAGTGTAA